The following coding sequences are from one Saprospiraceae bacterium window:
- a CDS encoding RNA polymerase sigma factor, producing MDDASLVRDCLSGSEKACKALFDRYAPSMLAMCVRYSSSRPEAEDNLQEGFIKIFQNLEQWKSTGALGAWIRRVILNTCLTKIQTSQKEKLSIPDSEVPELLSEPEVISSLAYRDIIHLIDTMPLGYRTVFNLHMIDGHSYQEIAGMLQITESTCRSQVLRAKKFLANKITRANSNIKVEL from the coding sequence ATGGATGATGCATCATTGGTTCGGGATTGCCTGAGCGGTAGTGAAAAAGCGTGTAAAGCCTTATTCGACCGTTATGCACCGTCTATGTTGGCTATGTGTGTACGGTATTCTTCATCTCGCCCGGAAGCGGAGGATAATCTGCAAGAAGGATTTATCAAGATTTTTCAGAATCTTGAACAGTGGAAGTCAACGGGTGCATTGGGAGCCTGGATCCGCCGGGTCATCTTGAATACCTGTCTCACCAAGATTCAAACTTCGCAAAAAGAAAAATTGAGCATCCCGGATAGCGAAGTGCCGGAGCTTTTGAGTGAACCCGAAGTTATCTCATCCCTAGCATACAGAGATATCATCCATCTGATCGACACCATGCCTTTAGGTTACCGTACTGTGTTCAATCTCCATATGATTGATGGACATTCTTACCAGGAAATAGCAGGGATGTTGCAAATCACTGAATCAACTTGCAGGTCGCAAGTTCTAAGGGCTAAGAAATTTCTAGCCAATAAAATTACAAGAGCTAATTCAAATATTAAAGTGGAATTATGA